A single Nicotiana tabacum cultivar K326 chromosome 5, ASM71507v2, whole genome shotgun sequence DNA region contains:
- the LOC107818947 gene encoding glycine-rich RNA-binding protein — MAEVEYSCFVGGLAWATTDRTLADAFGTYGEVLDSKIINDRETGRSRGFGFVTFKDEKCMRDAIEGMNGQELDGRSITVNEAQARGSGGGGGGYGGGRREGGGGGYGGGGGGYGGGRREGGGGGYGGGRREGGGGGYGGGGYGGGGRY; from the exons ATGGCTGAAGTAGAATACAGTTGCTTCGTCGGTGGGCTCGCATGGGCTACCACCGATAGAACCTTAGCTGATGCTTTCGGTACATACGGCGAAGTTCTCGACTCGAAG aTCATTAACGACAGAGAAACTGGCAGATCTAGAGGATTTGGCTTTGTTACCTTTAAGGATGAGAAATGCATGAGGGATGCAATCGAAGGGATGAACGGTCAGGAACTTGACGGCCGTAGCATTACCGTTAACGAAGCTCAGGCTCGTGGAAGTGGAGGCGGCGGCGGTGGTTACGGAGGTGGCCGACGTGAAGGAGGAGGCGGTGGTTAcggaggtggtggtggtggctACGGAGGTGGCCGACGTGAGGGAGGAGGCGGTGGCTACGGAGGTGGCCGACGTGAAGGAGGAGGCGGTGGTTACGGAGGTGGCGGTTATGGCGGTGGTGGTCGTT